The stretch of DNA cctatggtagcgtgatgcatgttctaggatttgagtgataaattcataaacctttctaaacacttgagagaaattttggtgagattgtgtgaagagagagttgaatttgatgaatgaatgccaaggtgtacaaatcttgttgtctgtatttttgaaaacaaccatagagcatgatgaatgttttgcagtagcaagaactttgaaatttgagtttgatgtaatttgagaaattgaatttaagtgtgcatttaacaggaccaaatatgaaattaattgttgcttggggacaagcaatagattaagtttggggttgtgatgactcttcatcatatgcatattttcccactattttagtcttatttatcctcaatcatcagttaaattaaggatttatttgatatattttgttgatttttgttctttgagttaataaaatgttttttgtttttatttcgttgattaagtaggaatttgtcgtaattttacattgcgttttgttttagtgcagtgctgaattttggtgaaaaatcaacatgacatatgtggagtatttcagccatatctggagttctagatgtccaagtagtgtcattccaagtgctaatgaaagatacgatccatatctacaactttcatgaagacaccgggaccaaattcagacgcaaaagatgagaaaaatgcaaaatacatcagacaacagatgctgtgcgcctggagcgcgccctgcgcacctggagcgcatttctcgtgtttcagttNNNNNNNNNNNNNNNNNNNNNNNNNNNNNNNNNNNNNNNNNNNNNNNNNNNNNNNNNNNNNNNNNNNNNNNNatctttttgactattgggaagttgggagacttgtgccctagcatagaaactcaaagacggccgtttctaacgccattgaagcagttttatcaagaatcatccatgaatcattcttgtaattcttctttaatccttatcttttgtatctctgtcatgagtaactaaaccctatttgttagggatgagtgtaaccagatgaaacccttatttttctgatttgatttctagttatatgaatgagtttattgaattgtttttctcatctctgtgcttaattctttttattgcttgatcaacattaaaatgttctacgatttgtattttgaaacggaagtggactttacgaatgcttgagatgagacattcatgaatttgtagtctagacataggtgcaggtcatgaaaccaattaaattagttgcaaagcaataatttataggagaatttctatacggtaatgcttaattctaatcttaaatctactaaggaattaggggttactttggaattaaaggttctgtcactaagacattagggcaagaataataaagagaattcggtaataattcaataaaggaattcaataactaggatccaattagacaccaaggttggattcgaagtgaaactcatccctgacatttttctcaatttataaaagatcaattttgctactgctgtcaattttaaatattatttcaatcaacttgggaaccttttgttcaattttagtaactaaatataattcaatagtaaaacgcaatccttgagttcgacactcggtactaccgttttattattacttgcaacgattcaatacacttgctgaaacgctatcacttGTGAACTGGTCTATTAAGCGTGCTTATAGAATAATGGAGGATGTGTTGGTAAGGGTGGATAGTTTCTCGTTTTCGGTAGACTTTGTTATCCTTGATATAGAGGAAGATGATAAGGTATGACTCATCATCAAAAGGCCAATTTTAACTCTCGATAGAGCTTTGATTGATGTTGAACAAGGTAAACTCATAAGGAGACTTTAATTAGAGAAAGTGATATTTAATATATCTGAAGTTATACACCATGGTAATAATGAAGGGAAATGTTTTAGACTCgacattattaaaaatttagttgaatagtttttttttgatATGATTCACCTTCTCGTCCATTTGAGAAAGCTACAGTTAATGTTATAACTAAAATGGAAGAGAGCTTTGAAGAAGGTGTTGACGAGTGTGTTATAGTTGAACGTATCTAAGGAAATACGAGTTcactttattaataataatttacttcatcctattttttaaaagaagcaATATAGACTCATACAACAATATTAATACATTAGTCATTAGCAATGTACAGTTATACACAATCGTATTGGTATAAACCCTAGTTATtcaatataacaaaaatattgtaatatatatctacatttatatcaaaaaaataacCAAGTGATTGAGTGGTACAAGAGAAAGTTATAGTTAGTTAATTTTGTTGTGACTTTTTATTGTGGGCAGGAGCTAGATTTGACGTTAGATCAATCAAACAAGAGGACACAGATTTATTCCAAATATCCCTAAAGTgatagaaaaacaaaatgaagatCGATGTCGAACAATATGTAGATACAATTTAGAGTTATAAAGAAGGCCAAGGATGGTAGGAAATTTACatattttcatatgtcaaaagGTGTTTCATATTAGCTATTGCGTGCAATCACGAGTGACATAAGGTGGTTCCGTTATCACCGAAATTCTCTTCACATTGCTAAATTTTAGTCAACGAAATATACACTTTAGCATCGTGAATATCATTGAAGTGATAACAGAATAACCCTATATTACTCACGGCTGCATACTAGATTACATAAAACACCTTTTGAGATATGAGAATGTTCAAATGTCCTTACATCCTCGACCTTGCTCGTCTTCTAAACtgtattgatttaaattttgtttgacgTTGATCTCCACTTGAAATTCCTTCTAACTCTCATATGTTAATCTATTTATTGCATGATGCTTTATATTTATACCACAATATGATCAAACAGTTCCCCTTGATAAATCTATTTTCATAGAAATTTAAGAGGGTATTTATcctctattttatcttattttgtagttttgattttaacttcttttaattaattattgtggGCATGAGCTAGATTTGACGTCAGATCAATCAAACAAGAGGAcacaaatttattcaaaatatccCTAAAGTgatagaaaaacaaaaaggaaGATCGATGTCGAACAAGATGaagatacaatttagaattataAAGAAGGTCAATGGATGATAGGAAATTTACATATATGCATATGTCAAAAGGTGTTTCATATTAGCTATTGCATGCAATCACAAGTGACATAAGGTGGTTCCGTTATCACCAAAATTCTCTTCACATTGCTAAATTATAGTCAACGAAATATACACTTTAGCATCGTGAATATCATTGAAGTGATATAAGAATAACCCTATATTACTCATGATTGCATACTAGGTTACATAAAACACCTTTTGAGATATGAGAATGTTCAAATGTCCTTACATCCTGGACCTTGTTCGTCTTCTAAACtgtattgatttaaattttgtttgacgTTGATCTCCACTTGAAATTCCTTCTAACTCTCATATGTTAATCTATTTCTTGCATGATGCTTTGTATTTATACCACAATATGATCAGACAGTTCCCCTTGATAAAcctatttttatagaaatttaaGAGGGTATTTATcctctattttatcttattttgtagttttgatttcaacttctttttattaatttatttatttatcgtaTTTGAAGAATTGATCAggagatgataaaataattcaaataggTCAAATTTGCTAAATTTTTAGtgtaaaaatatcaaatttaatattccAACTTATGAGTACAAGAATGTGGTTTGTTGCACACTTCAAAGAGATTGAATTTTTTGATAAGAAAATGTTGCCAAAGTTGGGGGAAATAAAATTAAGATGTTCTTGCTATCATTAAAAGGAGAAATTAAAAACAGAATGGGAGGTTTAGAAAAAATTAGTGAGAGAGAAAAAAGTACaacattttaaaaactaaagagTGCTTGTAGTTGGAGTAAAGCATGTCAGATTTTGGAGCAAAAGTTCATACTTTTTGAGGATTATATTTCTTTTCCTTTAGTTGATGAACACTTATACTATTTGCTTTATATTTTCCACATGTCAATGAATAACTAAGCTATCTTACAGGGTCTTTGATAAATATTGTGATTGAAATACCCTTATTTACAGGATGACCGACCCTTAATCAATCAATTTACCGGTGACCAACTACAATTAATTGGTAGATCTATAGGATAATTGAGATTATGATTCTTATGATAAAACATAGATACTAATCATTCCATAACTCAACCTCttgattgtttatattttttcttaattatattttttgtatgatgAAACATAAATACTAATTTTTCAATCACAGAACCTCTTTTGATTCTTTATTCAAATGTTGTTATATCCTTGAGCTTGCTAGTACCCTAAACTATATTGATCTAAATGTTGTTTGATGTCGATCTCCACTTGAATTTCCTTCTAACTCTCAACTAACTATGTTATTCTATTTCTTGCACGATGGTTTGTACTTATATGATAATATGGTGAGACAGTTCCCCTCCGTTGGATATGCCACCTTTTTACTCAATTAACTGTTATCCATACAAACTAATATACTCACAagtcataaaattaatttggttgAAGTAAGAAAATCTAAGTAAAATGGAAATAAAATGTTATGCATTTAATCCTTTTCCCTcagtttataaaatattttatgcatttcgtattattttttatttatttattctgatttggatatatttctttttatttttagaattaaaaaaatgaattacaaATAGACTTGAAATTTAATAGGgatacaaatttataattacctacgttttattttaaaagtggttttttcaaaacatttttactcatttaaattttttgttttcaaatttgaaactactaataaatgttgttttgtcaaaattatcgatatttatttattataaagagAGAAATAAGTGGGTTgacatgataaatatttaagaaaaatttaattataagctACATGCATCAATTTGACATGTACGGGTACATttggtttttaaataaaatgagtttttttataaaaaaaattaccttttatagtttaaaaatgtcaacaaaaagttacttttactttttaactaaatattattttctaaaaatgtcaacaaaataaaatttattttttgatattttttattgctCATAATCatgaatattgaatattttttgcaaaagaatataaaaaaaattgtataatagttataaacaataaaatgatgtttttttcgTATGAAATGATCTTTCTTAAACTACAGAAGTTGataaataattcttttatttgtaaaaataattattaatttattggtttagaaaaaaaatagtaaaactcTTCAGTGAAATGATCTTTCTTAAACTACAGAAGTTGataaataattcttttatttgtaaaaataattattaatttattggtttagaaaaaaaatagtaaaactcTTTAGTTTATAAATGTTATGTATAGAAGTTCGCTTGCATTTGACTTGGTTCTTAAATTAGTAAACTGTTTCTCTAAAGAAGATAAAGAAGATATATGATTGCATTTGAATTGGTTCTTAAATTATGTTTCaatgtcaaaataattttcccataaaaataatatttattttaaataatttaaaaaaaaaataacgagAATCCTATAATAATCAAATTGAGTGTTTATGTGTTATTAAATGTGTTTGACTTTTTTCACAACTACCTCAAGGATTATGACGTGATGacagtgtaaatttttttaaacgatgcataaatgaaattattttttactatgaCAATGTAtaacaattaaattcaatataaaatataaaaataaatatatcaataatgttttttatttcattaattgaGTTATATTTAAACCTTCAATATTaccttacaaaaaaaataaggaaCGAGTTCGATGGTCAACCTACCCtctaaaaaaaagttgaatttaaattagtcttagctattttaattttagaaatcCATGTAGTTAATTATGAAATAACCCTCCAACGCTTGTAACTAATCCATCGTTCCAAGGTTCAAAATTAAACCTATAGCACAtaaaaaatggacctaaattacAAGATTTAAAGTTAAACACAAAAAAATGAATCTGACTTTCTAATTAGTATTAAACTTTAAAGAGagaatatatgtaaaaaattaaatcatgtTTTGTATTGCCAATTGGACACAAAATACAAGAATAAGAACAATAACAATATGTCACCAAAATAGACAAAATATCTAGTATATACATAGCAATGTTAATACTAAAGTGAATGTTTAACCTTGATAGATGCAAAAGAAACAGATGGTTGTCTTGCATATCTTATCTTGACCTTTTGGTTTGGAAGAAGTCTTTACTCTCGTGAACATGTTCATCCCTCTTCCtcttgtttctttttctttcctcaAGTTCCCAATCTTGTTTTAGAGACTTCCATTTGTTTTCAAAAGACTGACTAAACTTCATTGCAATTTTATGAATCTCATTACGTGGAGGATATAACAACATTCTTTGAGAGAATACAAATCTAACATCATTAGCAAATTCATCGGGTGTTGAATAGAGTTCCAATTTAGCCTCAATATCCTTCAAACCCATTGTCTTCAACTTAGACTTGTTCTCTAAATTATCCTTGTCATGAAAAGACTTCAAGAACTTGAGATCAATGGGGTCTTTTAGAGGCCAACTATCTCTTCCAATCAACATCCTCTTCAAAATCACCCAACATTGCATCTTCTTGTAATGTTGCATCGGcttctttctcttttcattcTTGATCTCACCGCCATCAGTCTTCAAGCCACAATTTTCGGTTCTTGGGTTTCTTGTTTCATTGATAATCTTCTTGGAACAAGAATCCTTCATTACTTGCACACCAACTTCTTTAGACAAGATGGGTTTTGAATCTTTGACAGAATCggttgttgtgttgttgttttGTTGAGACATAATAGCTGTTGAATCTTTAGCGTCAAGCCAGAAACATGTAACAATTGGCTTGGAATGTTCCATCTTAATATCTCCTTGAGAATGATTCTTTTGAGAAGAAAACTTGATTATAAGTCGCTTACGAGGTTGTTTAGTATTCTCCAAATTCATTACCGATAAAGAACTCATTGTGTTATGTGTATGGagaacaaacaaaagaaaatggaaCAAGAATAACAATGTTCAATTCAATTCACTATATGTTTGGAGTGTGTTGGCTCTGTTTTTATAAGGTtaataatcaaatcaaatcttCAAAACCGAAAAaatcaaatctttttttttttttaccgttGAGTACTAAATCTTTTTCAcatgcatttaattttttttagttctgttgcatttaatttctttttttttttagttctgttgcatttaattttaattcataataaattattcacgaaaatttgagttttaaaattaaaacattttttttgttaaattatatttatccttataatatagttgttataattttatttatttaaaaaaaattaagaagggataaattattattaatcaaaatgTAAATATCGATCATTTTACAACTTTGTGAGATGAGATTTGACATTTGTCTACTAAACTCTTACTACAGAATTAGTAAGtttggaatttttatttatttatttttattataatttaaaagaaataaaataggtATATCTTATAACTATATTATCATGTTCAATGTATAAAAGAGAATGTTCACTTAATCATTTAATAGTTTAAGTAGTTAATAAACTTCagttaaagataaattatttgaaaatatctGAGTTCGAATCTTAAATGAATTTGTCtatatagttaatattttatctGAGCTCGCAACACCCGAAGGTGAAAGGGGTAGTGTGGCTTGCGGCTAAGGTTTGATGGGAGAA from Cicer arietinum cultivar CDC Frontier isolate Library 1 chromosome 3, Cicar.CDCFrontier_v2.0, whole genome shotgun sequence encodes:
- the LOC101500513 gene encoding transcription factor GTE5, chloroplastic-like, coding for MNLENTKQPRKRLIIKFSSQKNHSQGDIKMEHSKPIVTCFWLDAKDSTAIMSQQNNNTTTDSVKDSKPILSKEVGVQVMKDSCSKKIINETRNPRTENCGLKTDGGEIKNEKRKKPMQHYKKMQCWVILKRMLIGRDSWPLKDPIDLKFLKSFHDKDNLENKSKLKTMGLKDIEAKLELYSTPDEFANDVRFVFSQRMLLYPPRNEIHKIAMKFSQSFENKWKSLKQDWELEERKRNKRKRDEHVHESKDFFQTKRSR